The following coding sequences are from one Paenibacillus stellifer window:
- a CDS encoding stalk domain-containing protein — protein MNKKMKKSVAALMVMGMTLSGAAGVYAGTNLQKISAYLDRQTTITVNGAAFTPTDSKGTKLAPINYQNMQYVPLRAFADALKVQVQFDAKTHTVTVGSKGEAPAGNTAGYSTVSYSKSQLQAIKAEFAKFQGFESAYAPMKMVQGDAFKQAAASDDGVSLLFTHMRVSVSPRDYSYEYDGTSVTLKNGLKGKWYTPSDTPMLTFKLDDRFVTLSSTDQSVSKTQLEEIAASVAKVK, from the coding sequence ATGAATAAGAAAATGAAGAAATCGGTAGCAGCTTTGATGGTGATGGGCATGACCCTCTCGGGAGCGGCGGGCGTGTACGCGGGCACGAATTTGCAGAAAATTTCGGCCTATCTCGATCGCCAGACTACCATTACGGTAAATGGGGCAGCTTTTACTCCGACGGACTCGAAAGGAACGAAGCTGGCACCGATTAACTATCAGAATATGCAGTATGTGCCGCTCCGGGCTTTTGCAGATGCGCTGAAGGTTCAGGTGCAGTTTGATGCCAAGACGCATACGGTGACCGTTGGTTCCAAGGGAGAAGCCCCAGCCGGGAATACCGCAGGCTATTCCACAGTCAGCTACAGCAAGTCGCAGCTTCAGGCCATCAAGGCGGAGTTTGCCAAGTTTCAGGGATTTGAATCAGCATATGCCCCTATGAAAATGGTTCAGGGCGACGCCTTCAAGCAGGCAGCAGCTTCGGATGACGGTGTAAGCCTGCTGTTCACTCACATGCGGGTCAGTGTTTCTCCGAGAGACTACTCCTATGAATACGACGGTACTTCGGTTACGCTGAAAAACGGGCTGAAGGGTAAATGGTACACGCCTAGCGACACACCGATGCTGACCTTCAAGCTGGATGACCGGTTCGTAACCTTGAGTTCAACCGATCAATCCGTCAGCAAGACGCAGCTGGAAGAGATCGCGGCTAGTGTTGCGAAAGTGAAGTAA
- a CDS encoding TetR/AcrR family transcriptional regulator — translation MRELNNIEEHILDRALYLMGKKKSCDISIRAIAKEANVNVGAINYYFRTKDEMVRLVKEFYIENTMTVLDILKSEEYGDEEKLLLAANEIMEYSLRFPGNMVIHAHSMKIAGEDATSGRIIRLSAEIGERLKQLLRNLITGDETSHNYKYLMFTSSINYPTEYEGIAEMDSTFLMQKEARMEYLKLLIRALQSV, via the coding sequence ATGAGAGAGCTTAACAATATTGAGGAACACATCCTGGACCGGGCCTTATATTTAATGGGAAAAAAGAAATCTTGCGATATCTCCATTCGAGCTATAGCGAAGGAAGCGAACGTGAATGTGGGCGCCATTAATTACTATTTTCGGACAAAGGACGAGATGGTGAGGCTGGTTAAAGAGTTCTACATTGAGAACACCATGACCGTGCTGGACATATTGAAGAGCGAAGAATACGGCGATGAAGAGAAGCTGCTGTTGGCCGCCAATGAGATTATGGAGTATTCATTGCGTTTTCCCGGCAATATGGTCATCCATGCGCATTCGATGAAAATAGCCGGGGAGGATGCGACCTCCGGGAGAATTATCAGGCTATCTGCGGAAATCGGGGAGCGCCTGAAGCAATTGCTGCGGAATCTTATAACGGGTGATGAGACCAGCCATAATTACAAGTACCTAATGTTCACCTCATCCATCAATTACCCCACGGAATATGAAGGAATTGCCGAAATGGACAGCACGTTCTTAATGCAGAAAGAGGCAAGAATGGAGTATCTTAAACTGCTGATTAGAGCTTTGCAGTCGGTTTAA
- a CDS encoding YdeI/OmpD-associated family protein → MKNNELLIMLFGDSQAFERWLEEHHAISPGVWLQIAKKNSGLSSVSYAEALEAALCYGWIDSHKVKHDERSWLQRFTPRGPKSVWSKVNKEKAERLIGEGRMKPAGLAAIEAAKQNGEWDKAYESFSSASVPEDFAAELSKLPQAKAFFDSLNRQNQYAILYRLHQSRTPAARNKRIQQFLEMLAKGEKLYP, encoded by the coding sequence GTGAAGAATAACGAATTGCTCATCATGCTGTTCGGGGATTCTCAAGCCTTTGAGCGCTGGCTGGAGGAGCATCACGCGATTTCGCCGGGAGTTTGGCTGCAGATCGCGAAGAAGAACTCCGGGCTCTCATCCGTCAGTTATGCTGAAGCGCTCGAAGCGGCGCTGTGCTACGGCTGGATCGACAGCCACAAGGTGAAGCATGATGAGCGGTCTTGGCTTCAGCGCTTCACGCCCCGAGGGCCCAAAAGCGTGTGGTCGAAGGTGAATAAAGAGAAGGCCGAGCGGTTAATCGGAGAAGGCCGGATGAAGCCGGCTGGTTTGGCCGCAATTGAAGCGGCTAAGCAGAACGGTGAGTGGGACAAGGCCTACGAGTCGTTCAGCAGCGCTTCAGTTCCCGAGGATTTCGCTGCCGAGCTTAGCAAGCTGCCTCAAGCGAAGGCATTTTTTGACTCGCTGAACCGGCAAAATCAATACGCCATCCTGTACCGGCTTCATCAGTCGAGAACGCCGGCAGCGAGAAACAAACGGATTCAGCAGTTCCTTGAAATGCTGGCGAAGGGCGAGAAGCTGTATCCTTAG
- a CDS encoding MarR family winged helix-turn-helix transcriptional regulator, with protein sequence MNTKSDSHNYNAADFALVLEDLTRIMIRLPSIQKYSFTTLSVLHTLTLKSPMRLTELTATEQVTQSGITQLVTRLERDGLVERRSDPKDGRVVQVHITDAGREVIDSRRNDRIVQLSSFMEGLTPEERQAISSAIPAMRRLARLGKES encoded by the coding sequence ATGAATACTAAATCCGATTCCCACAATTACAATGCCGCCGATTTCGCACTAGTGCTGGAAGACCTGACCAGGATCATGATTCGTCTGCCATCCATTCAAAAATACAGCTTCACCACGCTGTCCGTCCTGCACACGCTGACCCTCAAGAGCCCGATGCGGCTGACCGAGCTTACCGCAACGGAGCAGGTGACCCAGTCGGGCATTACCCAACTCGTGACCCGGCTTGAACGGGACGGACTAGTGGAGCGGCGGTCCGATCCGAAGGACGGACGTGTGGTTCAGGTGCATATTACCGATGCGGGCAGAGAAGTTATTGATTCCCGGCGAAATGACAGAATCGTGCAGCTTTCGTCCTTTATGGAAGGACTCACTCCGGAGGAACGGCAGGCCATTTCATCCGCGATTCCTGCAATGCGGCGGCTCGCCAGGCTGGGAAAAGAATCCTAG
- a CDS encoding sensor histidine kinase, protein MKRMFRIGLKGKLALLLALLLAFVLVLLSVLVLAGIRDDQQSRLEQSFAHQADAANLRVRQQFLTGEPVEPAAFMERNGQKLAVDLSEQSGMAVTLYDAEGAFAGTSLPFQPQADVKDALAYTSNKQSVYITEGDQILYLAPLYNADQFLGTLQFHASLAEQHAFYRRIQNLFLGIGAAVLASGFLLGYLYVWRQVNVIGRLNEAARRIGQGRYLKEPTVRRRDELGELAQGIYEMSGSVESSVNLLTDEKQKLLAAIVRLQELEQQQKQFIGNISHELKTPLTSIMAYADLLEMYQDDPALLGEARMQIRRDAERLYGLVEKALQLSAMDIYDFETHAETVQLKPLLEEAVSRLEGKAASRRISLISRLTEGTVWADPEHMMHMLLNLLDNAVKYNRPGGSVTVSNMLEDGLEGETRMKIEVTDTGIGIPDSAKERIFDPFYTVSADRSRETGGSGLGLPLVRSLADKQNGSVYLAETGTEGSRFVLTLPAGKPDAQQGKRDVRQGKPGAEEVREDDPEH, encoded by the coding sequence ATGAAGAGAATGTTTCGCATCGGATTAAAAGGGAAGCTGGCGCTGCTGCTCGCCCTGCTCCTTGCTTTTGTACTGGTCCTGCTCAGTGTGCTGGTGCTGGCTGGCATACGGGATGACCAGCAAAGCCGCCTCGAACAGTCCTTCGCCCATCAGGCCGATGCCGCCAATCTGCGGGTGCGGCAGCAATTTCTGACCGGCGAGCCTGTGGAGCCGGCGGCTTTCATGGAGCGGAACGGGCAGAAGCTCGCGGTGGACTTGAGCGAGCAGAGCGGGATGGCCGTGACGCTGTATGACGCGGAGGGCGCCTTTGCCGGAACCTCGCTTCCGTTCCAGCCGCAGGCCGACGTTAAGGATGCTCTGGCTTACACCTCCAATAAGCAATCCGTCTATATTACGGAAGGCGATCAGATTCTGTATCTGGCTCCGCTGTATAATGCGGATCAGTTTCTGGGAACGCTGCAGTTTCACGCTTCCCTGGCGGAGCAGCATGCATTCTACAGGCGAATCCAGAACCTGTTCCTCGGAATCGGAGCCGCGGTGCTGGCATCCGGCTTTCTCCTCGGGTATCTCTACGTCTGGCGCCAGGTGAACGTGATCGGAAGGCTGAACGAGGCCGCCCGGCGGATCGGGCAGGGCCGGTATTTGAAGGAACCGACGGTGCGCCGCCGGGACGAGCTTGGCGAGCTGGCGCAGGGCATCTATGAAATGAGCGGAAGCGTGGAGTCTTCGGTCAATCTGCTGACGGATGAGAAGCAGAAGCTGCTGGCGGCCATCGTCAGGCTCCAGGAGCTGGAGCAGCAGCAGAAGCAGTTCATCGGCAACATCAGCCATGAGCTGAAGACACCGCTGACCTCCATTATGGCATACGCCGATCTGCTGGAGATGTATCAGGACGACCCGGCGCTGCTCGGCGAAGCCCGGATGCAGATCCGCAGGGATGCGGAACGGCTGTACGGGCTTGTCGAGAAGGCGCTGCAGCTCTCCGCGATGGATATTTACGACTTCGAAACCCATGCGGAGACGGTGCAGCTTAAGCCGCTGCTTGAGGAGGCGGTGAGCCGGCTGGAGGGAAAAGCGGCCAGCCGGCGGATCAGCCTGATTTCCCGGCTGACCGAGGGAACGGTCTGGGCGGACCCGGAGCATATGATGCATATGCTGCTGAACCTGCTGGATAATGCGGTCAAATACAACAGACCCGGCGGCTCGGTTACGGTCTCCAATATGCTGGAGGACGGTCTGGAAGGGGAGACCCGAATGAAGATTGAGGTGACCGATACGGGAATCGGCATTCCGGATTCGGCGAAGGAGCGGATTTTCGATCCTTTCTATACGGTGAGCGCCGACAGATCACGGGAGACGGGCGGTTCGGGGCTGGGGCTGCCCCTGGTTCGCAGCCTGGCCGACAAGCAGAACGGGAGCGTATACCTGGCCGAGACGGGCACGGAAGGCTCCAGATTTGTCCTTACGCTTCCCGCCGGGAAGCCGGATGCGCAGCAGGGGAAGAGGGATGTACGGCAGGGAAAGCCCGGTGCGGAAGAGGTCCGGGAAGATGACCCCGAGCATTAA
- a CDS encoding NAD(P)/FAD-dependent oxidoreductase has product MAFTTLFSPIRIRGLELKNRVILPAMGTKMPSEDRYVTQQLIDYQTARAEGGCGLNFTEVCSVYGPASPKNFLAISDDKYIPGLKRLTDAIHEAGGKAGIQLWLGGLAVASDPEQMIIIPSPVPVQGTEHTIPGAEISTLKEAAKAFGEGAKRAVEAGFDTIEFHAGHNYTPHSFLSPFFNRRTDEYGGDLKNRARFLIECIEAIRRNIPDEMPLFMRIDAHDDYLEGGLTIEEVIEFCGMAKDAGVDVLDVSRGNFSSAAIKYEVPPIDLPRGFNVDNASRIRKETGMLTVAVGRINAPAQAEEILADGKADMVVIGRAQLADPEFCNKAQAGQTEDIVQCVACNQGCYDGFVSSEMPFITCLRNPALGREAKYRLSATDHPKKVVVAGGGIAGLEAAMILKHRGHHPIVCEAGATLGGQFALAGEAPRKEEMKEAALSRGEQVVRAGIEVRLGTPVTASVLEELQPDEVIVAVGAAPMELKVPGGHLPLVTNSHDVLAGKSEVSGKVIIIGGGLVGLEVAEYLHGKASEITVVEMLDRVAKDLGDLRSICVMENLNASGAQILTDAKCVEIKEHGVVIESKGQIAEYPCDSVVVAIGARSRNFETINAYCEDHHIPCHVIGDALRARRALNAVAEAHEVARVI; this is encoded by the coding sequence ATGGCGTTTACTACTTTGTTCAGCCCTATTCGGATCAGAGGTTTGGAGTTGAAGAACCGGGTTATACTTCCCGCAATGGGAACAAAGATGCCTAGCGAGGATCGTTACGTCACACAGCAGCTCATTGATTATCAGACAGCCCGGGCCGAGGGAGGCTGCGGATTGAATTTTACCGAGGTATGCTCCGTTTATGGACCTGCTTCCCCCAAGAACTTCCTTGCCATTTCCGATGACAAATATATTCCCGGACTAAAGCGGCTTACGGATGCGATTCACGAAGCGGGAGGCAAAGCGGGGATTCAGCTATGGCTTGGAGGACTGGCGGTGGCCAGCGACCCCGAGCAGATGATTATTATTCCAAGTCCCGTACCCGTCCAGGGAACAGAGCATACGATTCCCGGAGCGGAGATTTCTACGCTGAAAGAAGCGGCTAAGGCATTCGGGGAGGGCGCCAAACGGGCGGTGGAAGCGGGATTTGACACCATTGAATTTCATGCCGGCCATAATTACACGCCTCATTCCTTTCTAAGTCCTTTCTTCAACCGCAGAACGGATGAATACGGCGGAGATTTGAAGAACCGGGCCCGTTTCCTCATCGAATGTATCGAGGCTATACGCCGTAATATTCCGGATGAAATGCCGCTCTTTATGCGAATTGACGCGCATGACGATTATTTGGAGGGCGGCTTGACCATAGAGGAAGTGATCGAGTTCTGCGGCATGGCCAAGGATGCCGGAGTAGATGTGCTGGACGTGTCGCGCGGCAACTTCTCCTCCGCGGCCATCAAGTACGAGGTTCCACCGATCGACCTTCCGAGAGGCTTCAATGTTGACAACGCCTCCAGAATCCGGAAGGAGACTGGAATGCTGACCGTGGCGGTGGGACGGATCAACGCCCCGGCCCAGGCCGAAGAGATTCTGGCTGATGGCAAGGCGGATATGGTCGTCATCGGCCGCGCCCAGCTCGCGGACCCCGAGTTCTGCAACAAGGCCCAGGCGGGACAGACGGAAGATATCGTCCAGTGCGTCGCATGCAATCAGGGCTGTTATGACGGATTTGTATCAAGCGAGATGCCCTTCATTACCTGCTTGAGAAATCCGGCACTGGGAAGAGAAGCGAAATATCGGTTATCGGCAACGGATCATCCGAAGAAGGTCGTCGTTGCAGGAGGCGGAATCGCCGGTCTGGAAGCAGCCATGATCCTGAAACACAGAGGTCATCATCCCATTGTATGCGAAGCCGGGGCGACGCTCGGCGGACAGTTCGCGCTTGCCGGCGAGGCTCCGAGAAAAGAAGAGATGAAAGAGGCGGCCTTGTCCCGTGGGGAACAGGTGGTCAGAGCAGGGATCGAGGTAAGACTTGGAACGCCTGTCACCGCCTCTGTGCTGGAAGAGCTGCAGCCGGATGAAGTGATTGTCGCGGTAGGCGCCGCCCCGATGGAGCTGAAGGTCCCCGGCGGTCATCTGCCGCTGGTCACGAATTCCCATGACGTGCTTGCCGGCAAGTCGGAAGTGTCGGGCAAAGTGATCATTATCGGAGGCGGGCTTGTAGGCCTGGAGGTCGCGGAATATTTGCATGGTAAGGCTTCGGAAATAACTGTAGTCGAAATGCTGGATCGGGTAGCCAAGGATTTGGGGGATTTGCGCTCGATCTGTGTAATGGAGAATCTGAACGCTTCCGGCGCACAAATACTGACAGATGCCAAATGCGTGGAGATCAAGGAGCATGGGGTAGTTATCGAGAGCAAGGGACAGATTGCAGAGTATCCATGCGATTCCGTCGTGGTAGCCATCGGTGCGAGATCGCGTAATTTTGAGACCATCAATGCGTACTGTGAAGACCACCATATTCCATGCCATGTAATCGGAGATGCGCTGCGTGCCCGCAGAGCTTTGAATGCCGTTGCTGAAGCTCATGAAGTTGCGAGAGTCATTTAA
- a CDS encoding methyl-accepting chemotaxis protein — MKGLSLGNLKLRIKMSIPLLAPLLALALLAVFSNTSLTRVYGELTDRLYNEAHQSDYWLLNADRDFYQADAALRTRMTESSRQQQDLARTDYQENVQQTAERVGKAKEILQHSDSTIMSYKHKTSGKTVTQLFDEFDQNFKAWSGLYNVEQNSLTDSAAYKIAFDLTRNTINQVEEILDVYSQDIIARNQADVADAKKQTLLLTGGALLLSLLLGAWIIRNVNRRTQAALGLIRKTAQFDLKYDDSFGSYLNEKDEFASIITAEAGARQEFRTLITSVIEETGRLKEAIGSTKASMNELGREVEDISSTTEQLSAGMEETAASTQEMNASSHEMEHAVESVAVHAQEGAQSVEEINERAGRLKESFEASNAQALILFSDMKESLGKALEEAKAVEQIDMLASAILDITAKTNLLALNASIEAARAGEAGRGFAVVAGEIRKLADDSKNTAAEIQQVAGAVVQSVSHLSGQSAKLLNYVEHDVRSDYGTMLQASDRYRSDADQINGLVTSLSATSEELLASIHSIVKVIQEVSIAANEGAAGATHIAEKSGVIVEKTEEVSAYMDRSVEGARLLEDMVSKFKL, encoded by the coding sequence TTGAAAGGTCTATCTCTAGGCAATCTGAAGCTTCGCATCAAAATGAGCATTCCCCTGCTCGCTCCACTGCTGGCCCTTGCTCTGCTGGCCGTATTCTCCAACACTTCGTTAACCCGTGTGTACGGGGAATTGACAGACCGCCTGTACAATGAAGCGCATCAAAGCGATTATTGGCTGCTTAATGCGGACCGCGATTTTTATCAGGCCGATGCCGCCCTGCGAACCCGGATGACCGAGAGCAGCCGGCAGCAGCAAGACCTGGCCAGAACGGACTATCAGGAGAATGTTCAGCAGACGGCGGAACGGGTGGGCAAAGCCAAAGAGATTTTACAGCACAGCGACAGTACGATTATGTCTTACAAGCACAAGACGTCCGGAAAGACGGTGACTCAGCTTTTTGACGAGTTCGACCAGAACTTCAAAGCATGGTCCGGCCTCTACAATGTCGAGCAGAATTCGTTAACTGATTCAGCCGCTTACAAGATCGCTTTTGACTTGACGCGCAACACGATCAATCAGGTGGAAGAGATTCTGGATGTTTACAGCCAGGATATTATCGCACGGAACCAAGCGGATGTGGCGGACGCGAAAAAGCAAACCCTGCTGCTGACAGGAGGCGCTCTGCTGCTCTCCCTGCTGCTGGGCGCCTGGATCATCCGCAACGTTAACCGGCGCACTCAAGCCGCTCTCGGTCTGATCCGCAAGACCGCGCAATTTGATCTGAAATACGACGACAGCTTTGGTTCCTATTTGAATGAAAAAGATGAATTTGCCTCCATCATCACAGCGGAAGCGGGAGCAAGGCAGGAATTCCGCACTCTGATCACAAGCGTGATCGAGGAGACCGGCCGTCTCAAGGAGGCGATTGGCAGCACCAAAGCCAGCATGAACGAGCTGGGCCGGGAAGTCGAGGACATTTCCTCCACCACGGAGCAGCTGTCCGCAGGCATGGAAGAAACGGCTGCTTCCACGCAGGAAATGAACGCTTCCTCTCATGAAATGGAACACGCGGTCGAAAGCGTCGCCGTTCATGCCCAGGAAGGCGCCCAGTCAGTTGAGGAGATTAATGAAAGAGCCGGCCGCCTGAAAGAGAGCTTCGAAGCATCCAACGCCCAGGCTCTGATCCTGTTCTCGGACATGAAGGAGTCGCTGGGCAAGGCTCTCGAAGAAGCCAAAGCGGTCGAGCAAATCGACATGCTGGCGAGCGCGATTCTCGACATTACCGCCAAGACGAACTTGCTTGCGCTCAACGCCTCCATCGAGGCCGCCCGCGCCGGAGAAGCGGGCCGGGGCTTCGCTGTGGTCGCCGGAGAGATCCGCAAGCTGGCGGACGACTCCAAGAACACGGCTGCCGAAATCCAGCAGGTCGCGGGGGCCGTCGTCCAGTCGGTATCGCATCTGTCAGGCCAGTCCGCCAAGCTGCTGAATTATGTGGAGCATGATGTGCGCAGCGATTACGGAACGATGCTGCAGGCGAGCGACCGGTACCGGAGTGATGCGGACCAGATCAACGGGCTCGTCACCAGCCTGAGCGCCACCTCCGAGGAGCTTCTGGCCTCGATCCACAGCATCGTGAAGGTCATTCAGGAGGTCTCCATCGCCGCTAACGAAGGCGCCGCCGGAGCCACCCACATCGCCGAGAAGTCCGGCGTCATTGTCGAGAAGACCGAAGAGGTCTCGGCTTATATGGACCGTTCCGTCGAAGGCGCGCGGCTGCTGGAGGACATGGTGTCCAAGTTTAAGCTGTAA
- a CDS encoding response regulator transcription factor, with the protein MVKVLVVDDEASIAGAVSYALQREGYTVQTAGNGEEALERVESFQPDVMVLDVMMPKLNGYEVCRRLEGRERKPAILLLTVKDDIVDKVLGLELGADDYMTKPFDMREIMARVKALSRRRGAETAAPAPAEDVLQAGDLTIENYSRTVLLHGEALELTPKEFDLLALLVRNPERVYSREALLDQVWDIDFAGGTRTVDIHVQRLRKKLGDMQGLIQTVYGIGYKATRKQT; encoded by the coding sequence ATGGTAAAAGTGCTTGTCGTCGACGACGAAGCCAGCATCGCAGGGGCGGTGTCCTATGCGCTTCAGAGAGAGGGCTATACCGTGCAAACGGCGGGCAACGGCGAGGAGGCGCTGGAGCGGGTGGAGTCTTTTCAGCCGGATGTTATGGTGCTTGATGTCATGATGCCCAAACTGAATGGGTACGAGGTATGCCGCAGGCTGGAAGGCAGGGAGCGCAAGCCGGCCATTCTGCTGCTGACGGTCAAGGACGATATTGTGGACAAGGTGCTGGGGCTTGAGCTTGGAGCCGATGATTACATGACCAAGCCCTTCGATATGCGTGAAATTATGGCCCGGGTCAAGGCGCTGTCCCGCCGGCGGGGAGCGGAAACAGCCGCACCTGCGCCTGCAGAGGACGTGCTTCAGGCGGGCGATTTAACGATAGAAAATTACAGCCGGACGGTCCTGCTGCATGGAGAAGCGCTGGAGCTGACGCCCAAGGAGTTCGATCTGCTGGCGCTGCTCGTACGAAATCCTGAGCGTGTCTATTCCCGGGAGGCGCTGCTGGATCAGGTATGGGATATCGACTTTGCGGGCGGGACCCGTACGGTGGATATTCATGTGCAGCGGCTGCGCAAGAAGCTCGGGGACATGCAGGGTTTGATTCAGACGGTGTACGGGATCGGCTATAAGGCCACAAGGAAGCAGACATGA
- a CDS encoding WD40 repeat domain-containing protein, with protein MNTRSQRIIMKLIAASALVAGLTACQPSGAKVTPVHSDNGSQATASAGSGAASGDGRKLTIVKGPADQASQDIAIARIHRLESVSLDHWKSDDLVQITTTELVKPGTETQEPEFAYLSSTYDVTTGVKSGEGKNEETAAGRVAKEEISPDGAFSFIQEWQDKYTARNWIKNRQTGEKREIKGPTYLETGSWMDNDTYILAPGSKEGRGELLSIQTDGTVSTLQLNDLEVEAFGQFGAAQGRIYYTDNNRTLKSFDPKETKPVSLLKQVDRFDISPDRKWIAVTLRTSTGLSGTELRLFDPAGSPKGTLMAKGDTVTYTAWSPDSSKLAFAVYTEETSGMNGVYVLDTASGKVSLVGPGYYPTYPLSWNPSGTRLGVTFSGDQSLPVTEIIDFK; from the coding sequence ATGAACACAAGAAGCCAAAGAATAATCATGAAGCTGATCGCCGCCTCCGCGCTGGTCGCCGGACTAACCGCGTGCCAGCCCTCCGGCGCGAAGGTAACGCCGGTCCATTCAGATAACGGCAGCCAAGCCACAGCCAGCGCCGGATCGGGAGCTGCGTCCGGCGACGGCCGGAAGCTGACCATAGTGAAGGGACCTGCCGACCAGGCCAGCCAGGATATCGCGATTGCGCGCATTCACCGGCTCGAAAGCGTCTCCCTCGACCATTGGAAGTCGGACGATCTCGTCCAGATTACGACCACGGAACTGGTCAAGCCCGGTACGGAGACACAAGAGCCGGAATTCGCCTATCTGTCCTCCACCTATGATGTGACCACGGGAGTTAAATCCGGCGAGGGCAAGAACGAAGAGACTGCCGCCGGGAGAGTGGCCAAGGAGGAAATTTCCCCGGACGGAGCATTCAGCTTTATCCAGGAGTGGCAGGACAAGTACACGGCCCGCAACTGGATCAAGAACCGGCAAACCGGCGAGAAGAGGGAAATCAAAGGGCCGACGTATCTGGAGACGGGAAGCTGGATGGACAACGATACTTATATTTTGGCGCCGGGTTCCAAGGAAGGCCGGGGAGAGCTTCTTTCCATCCAGACAGACGGCACGGTCTCCACGCTGCAGCTGAACGATCTGGAGGTCGAGGCGTTCGGGCAATTCGGAGCGGCGCAGGGACGGATCTATTACACCGACAACAACCGGACACTGAAATCATTCGATCCCAAAGAGACGAAGCCGGTCTCATTGCTGAAACAAGTAGACCGCTTCGATATATCGCCTGACCGGAAGTGGATCGCTGTCACTTTACGGACCTCGACGGGGTTGTCCGGAACCGAGCTGCGGCTCTTTGATCCCGCCGGAAGCCCGAAGGGCACCCTGATGGCCAAAGGCGACACCGTTACGTATACCGCCTGGTCGCCGGATTCCTCCAAGCTGGCATTCGCCGTATATACGGAGGAGACCAGCGGAATGAACGGCGTGTATGTCCTTGACACAGCTTCAGGCAAAGTATCGCTGGTGGGACCGGGCTATTATCCGACCTATCCGCTTAGCTGGAATCCTTCCGGCACACGGCTTGGCGTTACGTTCTCGGGAGATCAGAGCCTGCCGGTTACGGAGATCATCGATTTTAAGTAA
- a CDS encoding epoxide hydrolase family protein, whose amino-acid sequence MTAASYVLEPYSIHVPDEVLDDLKHRLRATRWPLDAGNEDGFYGVKRSYLQELADYWIHKYDWRKAERAINAYEHYRVNIDGVPVHFMRKPGTGSSPIPLILSHGWPWTFWHWSKVIDPLADPAAFGGDPADAFDVIVPSLPGFGFSAPIPGRPDMNFWKIADLWHTLMTEVLGHTKYAAGGCDVGALVTGQLGHKYSDELYAIHIGSALKLDFFSGERAWDYAAGRPIPDTVPGPIRTGILELDRRFASHLAVHVLDPGTLAYGLSDSPIGMLAWILERWTRWSDNKGNIENVFSKDDILTHAMIFWANNTIETSMRIYANANRYPWAPSHSRRPAIESPAGITFVGYENPPGVTTEGRVQNFLDSERASWYNPVNITAHEEGGHFIPWEIPELWVEDLRRTFRGCR is encoded by the coding sequence ATGACAGCAGCCTCTTATGTGCTGGAGCCTTACTCCATTCACGTACCGGATGAAGTGCTTGACGATCTGAAGCATCGCCTGCGGGCCACCAGATGGCCGCTCGATGCCGGGAACGAAGACGGGTTCTATGGCGTGAAACGGAGCTATCTGCAGGAACTGGCCGATTATTGGATTCACAAGTATGATTGGCGCAAGGCCGAGAGGGCTATTAACGCCTATGAGCATTACCGAGTGAACATTGACGGCGTTCCCGTGCATTTCATGCGCAAGCCGGGCACGGGATCGAGTCCGATTCCCCTGATCCTGTCCCATGGCTGGCCCTGGACGTTCTGGCACTGGTCCAAGGTTATCGATCCGCTGGCGGACCCTGCCGCATTCGGGGGAGATCCAGCCGATGCCTTCGACGTTATCGTGCCGTCCCTGCCCGGGTTCGGATTCTCGGCGCCGATTCCGGGCCGTCCTGATATGAACTTCTGGAAAATCGCCGACCTTTGGCACACCCTTATGACGGAGGTTCTCGGGCATACAAAATACGCGGCGGGCGGATGCGATGTCGGCGCGCTCGTAACCGGTCAGCTGGGGCATAAATACAGCGATGAGCTGTATGCCATTCATATCGGCTCCGCCCTGAAGCTGGATTTCTTCAGTGGGGAGCGGGCATGGGATTACGCCGCGGGACGTCCCATCCCGGATACGGTTCCCGGTCCGATCCGGACAGGAATACTGGAGCTTGACCGGCGTTTTGCATCCCATCTTGCGGTTCATGTTCTGGACCCTGGCACTCTTGCCTATGGCTTAAGCGACTCCCCGATTGGCATGCTGGCCTGGATTCTGGAACGGTGGACGAGATGGAGCGACAACAAAGGGAATATCGAAAATGTTTTTTCGAAGGATGACATTCTGACACATGCCATGATCTTCTGGGCGAACAATACGATCGAAACGTCGATGCGAATCTATGCGAACGCAAACCGCTACCCGTGGGCGCCTTCCCACTCGCGCCGTCCTGCTATTGAATCTCCGGCCGGCATCACTTTTGTAGGCTACGAGAATCCGCCGGGGGTTACAACCGAAGGCCGCGTACAGAACTTTCTGGACAGTGAACGGGCATCCTGGTATAACCCTGTCAACATCACTGCCCATGAAGAGGGCGGGCATTTCATCCCGTGGGAAATTCCGGAGCTGTGGGTAGAAGACCTGCGCCGGACCTTCCGGGGATGCCGGTGA